The window CACAGACATTACTTCTGGAAGAGACTTATTGTTCTtaactttttgaaatgaaatatttcaatgcTGTGAGCagcacaaataaaaatccattcatCATGTCTCAAAATCTGGAGAAATTAAACCAAATCTCTCAGCATGGCTGCACTGCTGGAGCTAATTTAGAAATATCCAGAAAGCATTCATTTTTGTAATCTGGGGTAAATTGGCCAATGGAGATGCAGGATTTCTTTGCGGATGCAAAGAGCAGGTGGAAGGTgttgggaagtgtgtgtgtgtctggaaaaACTGAGcccacagacaggaagtgtcagCGACATAATTCAGTGAAACACCAGTAATGGGAGACACCCACTCGATAAACCCACTGACACACAAGAATTCGCCCGACTTTAATTACACTGATTTGCAAACATGTGATCCAGAGTGCTGGTAAAATGCAGTGGTGTGCAGTGTGGCTTTCACGGTGCCACAAGCCGTGGCCCTCTCAGACTGCAAAGTAAACATGAACACCtcttcaaaacacatttctttgctGCTTTAGAATTTGGGGctaaaatgtcactttaattTGAACCAATTCAACAAATTAAATCTAAGGGTAAAATATCTGGTCATGAGTTGTTggaatatttaataattcagTCAGAAATCTTTTTCAATTAGCCTTTACTGTTATATGTCAAGGAATTGTACCATACCCGATGTATTAAGAACAAATATAACGTTCTTCATGTTAATATTTCTACATAACGCTTTTCACATTTCTACTACACTACATTTTATAGAAAATACTCTTGCTTTTAACtcacttcatttgttttttatctacAGCTTTACCACAATGTTCAACCTCCTCCAGCAAGACATGTAATGTGTACCTGCACATCAGCTCCTTAATTTAAAGACCCTCAGACCCCGCTGAAGGAAATAAATCAAGGTATAACCAATGGCATAAATGAAAgaataagataaataaaaatcaaagaaCACGTTGcatatttttaaatagataCCTACACATAAAACATACTGGATAAAAAAATATGAGcgataataaaaattaaagggCCAGTCCAGGGATCTAGTATTGTTCTTTCATAAAATTGTGGGATTGccaacagacagaaaacataATCAGAAGTGAAACAGCAGCGTTGAAGTATTAAGAGAACTGGATATGGTGCCACCTCAAAACATGGTTGCTGATATGTCTCGTGATCCtgcaatgaaaaagaaatctccTGTGGCCCAAAACGAAATTTCCTCAAAAGGCCACgattataaaatatatgttgATCATTACTGTTTCTTTTAAGCATTTTTAATCTATGGAGGTTTTACATTTGTGAGACTTTCCCAAAGCCAAGAAAGTCTATGAGCTGGGAACACATGGTCGGACCCAGCAGGGAAAACTATTGCACAATTGGGCTGCACAGTGCGGAAGCAAACCTGGAAactacaaaacatttttggctTATATACCTGCCAGGcaattttcattcaaataagAAGGCGCTGTCTTTGAGGTTCCACGTTTGAGGATCTTAAAGTCTACTTTTCCCTGTGTGCTCTTACCGGGTTCATTCATGCAGGCTAAACATGGATTACacggtgaaaaatatttattcattatcaaGGTCAGaattggaataaaaataataatatagagGCCacgaaactgaaaggaaaaaggttgtcacattgagaatgttgGCTCCcgctcctgtccactcatatttatcccCATGGCCACTGTTTATGGCATaagatggaaatgcttcataggcaacggtaacttacatggtGACATGCGTTCcctctgggtcatattcatactcttcttcttcttctacttcggattgaatcgttcaAGTTCGTATATCACTGCCACAAGGAATTGTGGGgtgtctatttctcctttcctttcgcataggaagctccagtgtgccctatgctaaaggagataggaaaggaagcatcgaaGAACCTTTCgtatgcatttagagaatccgaacagctcttatcatggctgccgaagGAAATACTTCTGAGTCATTTCgggatttaggaaacttcctaagcaaatttgacaattcgaccacaCCCCTGAAACTTCTCTCTAGAGCTGCACAAGACACAAtaactacagttttttttttacaagcgcTGAGTCATACTCAGTGTGTCTCGTGAACAGAACATAAATTCAGTGAACTACCCCTTTACATTTGGGAGTTGGAAATGTCAATTTGTTTACTTAACAACTCAATTGTTAAGTAAACACTAAAATCAATTTAAGTGGTGCACTGACTTGTGATAGAAAGAATGATGCCTCTTTCATTCTCACATCGCGGCCCAAACACCTGTTCATGCGCTATATGTATGTTTGGTGAAGTCTCCTAAATAATAAAGTGCCTGTAGGCTACTGAATGATATCCAGTGGCTTAAACTGCCGGAACCAGGCCCACCGAGCACAAGAGTAAAGCCGAACTGTgtgccagtttaaaaaaaacggagAAACAATTCAGAAGCAGCGCTCACGCCACATTTTAAGCGAGGAAATTCGGAAATATCAAGTATCCGAAACGGAGTTTGGTGCGGATGTCCCAGCGACATCACTTCCGGTTCAGGGAGCGGGCTGTCACGATGGAGTGCACCAGCTCAGTACGTGTGGGACATGGATACATAATACATCCGCGGCGTGGCAACACACGGTCGGTGCTCCGGTCCAACGACTGTTGAGACTTTGATTTCTGaccagggcaaaaaaaaaataatcttggGACTCTTGAGGCCAAATGAATGATCGACCACTTGTGGCTGCTGAGGCCACTGAGCAAAAGTGTCTTCTTAAGTCCCGCAGACGTGATGATGAAGTGAAAGCGATAAGCAGCAACCATGAAGAAACAAATACTACATCATATCACACTTTCTATATCTATACGACCGcagatcaatatatatatatatatatatatataacagtgaGACGGAGGCTGTTACGCAGCGACTCTAAAATGTGTTTGgggtatttatatatatatatatatatatatatatatatatatatatatatatatatatatatatatatatatatatatatatatatatatatatagttgactTTGTAGAAGCATGATTATAAAATCTGTCAGGCACCATTATGGGTTTAGGCGGTGCGCGGTGCCGCTGCCCTGACGGAACAGGCGCAGAGGAGGCAGACTCaccatcagccccccccccccccgctccgcCGCGCAGCTCTGAGCAGGTGTGGACTGGACGCGACGCGGCGGGACGGTGagctgtatgtacagtatgagccGTGCCTGTGGTCAGACGAGGCGAGACCTTTAAGTACAGACCTTCGGATCGTCTCGGTCACGTGACGCGGTCGCTCCAACCTGCCCGCCCGCTCTCACCGTTCACACAACAAGGTaaacactctttttttccttcttctgctgcggcgtccacacacacagacgcacactggCTCTCATTTACACACTATTTGCTCTCAACTTTAAGCTCTTActcaactcccccccccccagcaaaaGGCGAAATGACACGAAGGGACAGGCGCGTCGCTGCTCCGGAAagacactgggggggggggcatcgaGCAGGCCTCATCTGCGTTGTAAACACTTGAGCCACATCGCCTCGTCGGCGCACTCTCGGCAACATTATTTCCAGAGCCCCGAAAGCGATTCGTGGTCGCCCGATGTCAGGCGACAGCGATAATAGATCGAGCAGGCAGCGGCGGTCGGATTTACCGATAAGATTACTGGCAGTGGACAAGACTGCCTCCTAATCCCTGTGTGAAAGGGACGGGCAGTGCACCGGCTGGAGCTGACTTTCTGCACGCACAAAAACAATCTGGGTGGGGGATCTTGACTCCACGCATGCACATCGTGgtctgaagggggggggggggggggggggggggggtaggctCACACTTGTGCTGGGTGTCAAACACACTGCCAGACCCTTTAGATAAGTTTGACATCAGAGGGTTGTCAGGAGGCAGTTTATTGATTGGATGAGTGCTTATTATTTTACACCCCATGAGTTCTAattgcccccctccccccagatTCAGTGAGTCTTCTTACTGTTTGCCACCCACTTGACTTGTATCTTTTGCTGTTTCAGGATGGCAGAGGCTCCCATGTCATGTGATTGCTTTGTTTCCTTGCCCCCTGGCTCCCGCGATGACCATGTGATTTTTGGGAAGAACTCGGACCGTCCCCGGGATGAGGTGCAGGAGGTGGCCCACTACCCCGCAGCATCCCACCCTCCAGGCTCTACGCTGGAGGTAAACTGCCCCGGACTCTCCCCACCGTCCAggaacaccaccaacaacaacaacaacacttcctCAGCTGCAGACATCATGCATAATTTGAATCGCACAAGTTGACTGCCACACTGCATACTTTCACGGTTTGGTGCATTGCAGAAAATGACTGGCGAAATAAAATCATTGTAATCCTATATTTGCTGATATTATCAATGCATCAGCATACAAAATATACCCTGTGAGACTGAACGTCAGAACCAGACGCCTTGTAGAGTCAAATTATGCCTTTCATTTCTGTTGAATTAGTCTCTTTGCTCAGTGGCACCAATCAGAACAGATTCACAGAGCTATTCAGAATCTGGGATAATAATGCAGTTTGTCACCCAGTGCTGATatgaatgtttttctctcaaacaACTGGAAGACAAGCTGTATTTTATGGTTTGTACACTGGGGCCTACATGCaagaacatttcctttttttgctctgttcAGTTTACTGAATGTAACTAATAGATACACTAATATACAGTATCTTAGGCCATATATGTGTTAAAATACATCTGATTTTATCTCTCATGCTCCGCCTTGCCCACTGTACACAGTAGACTTTACACTGCAACCATCTGTTGACTCCAATGTCACTTTGAGTATAATGAACAGCAATCattctccctccgtctctttgTGACATTTGTACCTGCAGTGCACATACATCCAGATCCCTCAGGTGGAGCAGACTCATGCTGTTGTCCTCAGCAAACCTGCTTGGATGTGGGGCGCAGAAATGGGAGCCAATGACCAGGGAGTCTGTGTCGGGAACGAGGCGGTCTGGACCCGAGAGCCCGTCGTCCCCGGAGAGGCTCTGCTGGGTATGGACCTGGTCCGGTGAGCACACAATGTTATTACTACTTTTgtcatcaagaaaataaatagctTATCCAATTTTAGCAATACAGACAAAACAATCCTCTTAAAAGACTCTTTTTGCCATTAGTATATAAGTTACTAACATTCCTAACAACATAACCCATGCCGTATAAAGAGGGAACTCTTATGTTACATGTTGAAGTAGCGCAGCATTACTTTTGATCATCAGACTGGGGCTGGAGCGTGGGGACAGTGCCTGGGCGGCACTGACCGTGATCACCGCTCTGCTGGAGCAGCATGGCCAGGGGGGGCAGTGTAAGGAGGACCCGGTGCCCTTCAGCTACCACAACACCTTCCTTCTGGTGGACCGCAACGAGGCCTGGGTCTTGGAAACTGCTGGGAAGCTGTGGGTGGCACAGAAGGTCACGggtgaggatggatggatgagtttTGCGACTCTCGAGTGTGCAGAGTGACGGGACCGTGTATGATCCAGACAATTAATTTGGCTTTATAGGTGCTGAACTGTTAATTTTATGCAGATACTactgtgtgtgcgtacatgcgTGAAGGGGTtgttaaactgaaaatgtgcaCATCTGGCTTCATCAGATGAAGTGGACATGATCACAGATTTCCTAACAGTGCCGGAAAAACTTCTAAGAGTTTGAAGTTAATAGTAAATAATGAGGTCTAATCTCAAAACAGTATCTATTTGTGccgtgtgttgtgtgatgttcATGTAGCAGAGATTTGGTTATAAAGCCCAAATTTACAATTTTCTGTCACAAAGGGCTTTACAGACCTTTACAGCACATGGCGCCCTTTATGCGTGTCCTTCTTAAGTTCATAAAAACCTGCACAACCAAATACTACAAATATCCAAGAAAACAGCAGATAATACAAACATGAGCTGAAAGACCGGCTGACACAGTTTAATGATAACAAAAATCGGTCTGTTATGTTACCTTTGAATGGggggtttttgtcttttatcttAACTAGAAGAGGACATTCCTCCAGCCCCATCCTTCGCATaacctgggacccagacgaattctgggagctcatttcatttacaCTGCAAGACTCTGTCTGGATCCCCTCcgttgggaagtgatttccctccggcagaaaagtTGCTGGTACAATCaaaaccgattatctgataaagGGCGGGGTTTATACGGTGTCACACAccgaggctgctgctgatgaacgagcatttgtcTTAtagtacctgatattttcataagactggttcacagacattttggaatcatcatcacaggtatctcctctcttctctagAGTGTTGACATTTTCGGGGCGCTCAACAGAcatcacatgattcgttgctatTCAATTGAGTCTGcaggcattttggtctgcgtccgttggtaacgcctcttggaaatcggaAATGAACGTTTTTGCATAAccctgctgacaaataaacaaatggacaggggggaaaacataacctccttggcggagatATAAAGACAAGACTCACTGTCAGTGAAGTCAGAAGCCTTCATGAACCCGGACCATGTCATCATGGGGTAATGAGAGAAGCTTGTGTGGCCCCCAGTCCTGTCTGTTTGCCTGCACTGGGAAGTTGCTCTGCGTCCTCCTAGTTCATACTCATCATATGTGTTTACAACAAATCATTTTGTCATCCTGGTGGACCAAACTGTAAATCTGCCATGCTGCTCTATTCTCAGCTCACAATTGATGTGTGCCTGTCCATCCTGGAAGAGGGATAACTTCTCACTTCTTGCTCATCCCTAggtttcttttcccccaaaagGGTCTAGGGACATAGCGTGTTGTGTGCTGTCAAGCTCCATGAGACAAATTTGTGATGTATGATATAAGAAATTTCGACTTGATTTGACTTAAGACCTGCACCTCCAATTAAAAAGCAAATTAATTTTAGTCGTGGCCAGCAGGACCGTATCCAGGATTTTAGCAATTCAAGGTccaatttttctttgtttccttgatCTAAATATGCGCATTTTAAGACGATTAGAGAGCAACTAGGGTAACGTTAATGGCCTCTGCTTACGTTAGGATAATTCTAACGTTACCCAATCATACAATTAACCAGCTAGCCAACCATATAAGGTATCGCTAATGTTCACTCAAGTGAATCCTAACTAACGTTACGTTAACAGTAGACGGCATCAATGGACACTACAGTGTTTTAACGCAGCGCAACAGCAAGGTGGCTTTTCATAAGATGTCTGTCTGGAGATGAATGGCATTGAAAAAGTAGTGAATCTACTAGTTAAATTCTGTAATTTTCCTATGTAACTTACCTGCTGTAGTCAGTAGAAAGACAAGCTTTTTGGCGGCTCATGACTGATTGTTGACACTATACCAAAAAACCATCGCATTGACCAAGATAATCCACTTCCCCGCCTACTCAGTCAACCACACACAAGCAATGACGCGGATGATGATCAGACGGACGGAGGAACAAGTCGTATCTTGTTTATTTTAGGCAGTTAAATCCCTTTTTTCGGGGGGGAATTATACCGAGGTCCGAACCTGTGTGCTCAATGATAGATACGACCATGGTGACCAGGCATCACATACTCACAGCCTCTTGCTTCCTTACAGAGGGAGTGAAGAACATCTCTAACCAGCTGACCGTTGGCGCTGAGATCTCGGCAGAGCACCCAGAGCTGCGGAGCGTGGCCCAGGCTCAGGGCTGGTGGGACGGCGAGAGAGAGTTCAACTTCTCTCAGGTGTTCAGTCCTGAGAACCCACCTGCTCGGATGGAGCTGGCCAAGCAGCGTTACAAGGGAGGCACAGAGCTGCTCCAGCAACATGATGGTGAGGGGGATCCACCACTACATTTCCTAGAAAGTCTTTTATGAGCACGACTTCCTCTTGGCTTCATAAGCAGAAacagttgttttaaatgtttatttttaatttttatttaaatctgtgGCGAGTCATAAACTCTGTTCCCTCACATTTCTGGTCTCAGGCTCAGTGACGGCAGAGGTGATGATGTCCATTCTGAGGGACAAGCCCAGTGGCATCTGCATGGATTCTGGAGGCTTCTGCACCACGGGCAGCATGGTGTCTGTTCTGCCCAGAGACACGAGCCTGCCCTGCATCCACTTCTTCACTGCCACTCCAGACCCCTCCAGGTTTGTCAACGACTAAACTAACAATTCTTCTAGATTGTATACATCAGTTAAGACAATAATAACCTGTACCACAATATATTTACACACTTGCAAAGTACTATATGGGGAACACCACACTAATGCTGTGCTCATTTTGCTCTCAAAAGAGCCTCAGTTCTTCATGACATGGATTAcacaagatgttggaaacattcctctGACATTCTGGTCATTGTTGACATGGCTGCA is drawn from Scophthalmus maximus strain ysfricsl-2021 chromosome 8, ASM2237912v1, whole genome shotgun sequence and contains these coding sequences:
- the scrn2 gene encoding secernin-2 isoform X1 is translated as MRRARPERRGRGGQQRCGHSPDNSANPRMAEAPMSCDCFVSLPPGSRDDHVIFGKNSDRPRDEVQEVAHYPAASHPPGSTLECTYIQIPQVEQTHAVVLSKPAWMWGAEMGANDQGVCVGNEAVWTREPVVPGEALLGMDLVRLGLERGDSAWAALTVITALLEQHGQGGQCKEDPVPFSYHNTFLLVDRNEAWVLETAGKLWVAQKVTEGVKNISNQLTVGAEISAEHPELRSVAQAQGWWDGEREFNFSQVFSPENPPARMELAKQRYKGGTELLQQHDGSVTAEVMMSILRDKPSGICMDSGGFCTTGSMVSVLPRDTSLPCIHFFTATPDPSRSIFKPFIFSDCSTRVLRVVSPQFGPDDPVRKQPRFQSQVDRRHDLYKAHQVALNAMETNPDEGSVVHEILRDLESQCLSEISAMLSGEIPGDELGDLFFDCVDTEIKFYH
- the scrn2 gene encoding secernin-2 isoform X2, giving the protein MAEAPMSCDCFVSLPPGSRDDHVIFGKNSDRPRDEVQEVAHYPAASHPPGSTLECTYIQIPQVEQTHAVVLSKPAWMWGAEMGANDQGVCVGNEAVWTREPVVPGEALLGMDLVRLGLERGDSAWAALTVITALLEQHGQGGQCKEDPVPFSYHNTFLLVDRNEAWVLETAGKLWVAQKVTEGVKNISNQLTVGAEISAEHPELRSVAQAQGWWDGEREFNFSQVFSPENPPARMELAKQRYKGGTELLQQHDGSVTAEVMMSILRDKPSGICMDSGGFCTTGSMVSVLPRDTSLPCIHFFTATPDPSRSIFKPFIFSDCSTRVLRVVSPQFGPDDPVRKQPRFQSQVDRRHDLYKAHQVALNAMETNPDEGSVVHEILRDLESQCLSEISAMLSGEIPGDELGDLFFDCVDTEIKFYH
- the scrn2 gene encoding secernin-2 isoform X3; translation: MRCRRWPTTPQHPTLQALRWSAHTSRSLRWSRLMLLSSANLLGCGAQKWEPMTRESVSGTRRSGPESPSSPERLCWVWTWSALLLIIRLGLERGDSAWAALTVITALLEQHGQGGQCKEDPVPFSYHNTFLLVDRNEAWVLETAGKLWVAQKVTEGVKNISNQLTVGAEISAEHPELRSVAQAQGWWDGEREFNFSQVFSPENPPARMELAKQRYKGGTELLQQHDGSVTAEVMMSILRDKPSGICMDSGGFCTTGSMVSVLPRDTSLPCIHFFTATPDPSRSIFKPFIFSDCSTRVLRVVSPQFGPDDPVRKQPRFQSQVDRRHDLYKAHQVALNAMETNPDEGSVVHEILRDLESQCLSEISAMLSGEIPGDELGDLFFDCVDTEIKFYH